A genomic segment from Labilithrix sp. encodes:
- a CDS encoding sigma-70 family RNA polymerase sigma factor has translation MDTPDVIARIEEGMPVVDAIARGMRRQFGGQMQYEDLVSQGRETLLHAARSFDPDRGIPFRKWAALRIRGGMVDAMRQTGSLPKRVYRKLRAVQAADRVHEAALEEQAAAPPRSPEAADKALGDQLATAAMAAAVGFLAMRRSEALEHAKDADHSPESNVSYAEMIEKLKAAMEERPDQERTLLKRIYFDEITIDEAAREIGLSKSWGCRLHARAIEGLARAMKRARIE, from the coding sequence ATGGACACGCCCGACGTCATCGCGCGCATCGAGGAGGGCATGCCGGTCGTCGACGCGATCGCGCGTGGGATGCGCCGCCAGTTCGGAGGGCAAATGCAGTACGAGGACCTCGTCTCGCAAGGCCGCGAGACGCTCCTCCACGCGGCGCGCTCGTTCGATCCCGATCGCGGCATTCCCTTCAGGAAGTGGGCCGCCCTCCGCATCCGCGGCGGGATGGTGGACGCGATGCGCCAGACCGGGAGCCTGCCGAAGCGCGTCTATCGCAAGCTCCGCGCCGTCCAGGCCGCCGACCGCGTGCACGAGGCGGCGCTCGAGGAGCAAGCGGCCGCGCCGCCGCGCTCGCCCGAAGCGGCGGACAAGGCGCTCGGCGATCAGCTCGCCACCGCCGCGATGGCGGCCGCGGTCGGCTTCCTCGCGATGCGCCGCAGCGAGGCGCTCGAGCACGCGAAGGACGCGGACCACAGCCCCGAGTCGAACGTCTCGTACGCCGAGATGATCGAGAAGCTGAAGGCGGCGATGGAGGAGCGGCCCGATCAGGAGCGGACCCTCCTCAAGCGGATCTACTTCGACGAGATCACGATCGACGAGGCCGCGCGCGAGATCGGCCTGTCGAAGTCGTGGGGCTGCCGCCTCCACGCCCGCGCGATCGAGGGGCTGGCCCGGGCGATGAAGCGCGCCCGCATCGAGTAG
- the mnmA gene encoding tRNA 2-thiouridine(34) synthase MnmA: protein MSGGVDSAVAAARLVDAGHEVVGVTLHLWDYPETGAGSHGRCCAPEDQYDARRTADALGIPHYTFDRRELFARTVVEPFVDAYVAGETPSPCAACNRGVKIAELVALADRLGAARVATGHYARMGRTDDGVPFIREGHDGTKDQSYFLYATTLPHLERLVFPLGESTKAEVRAEALARKVPGATKGESQELCFVGAGAGAYATFVEERAKPRLRPGPIVDRDGRRVGMHDGVHRFTVGQRKGLGVALGRPAFVTAIDPATATVHLGDEDDLAATSARIEDVVVAPGVELPREARIRVRYRHEGASGHVSADAIAFHEPVRAVSRGQVAVFYDGDRVLGGARIC from the coding sequence ATGAGCGGCGGAGTCGACTCCGCCGTCGCCGCCGCGCGCCTCGTCGACGCGGGGCACGAGGTCGTCGGAGTCACGCTCCACCTCTGGGACTACCCCGAGACGGGCGCGGGATCGCACGGGCGCTGCTGCGCGCCGGAGGACCAGTACGACGCGCGGCGCACCGCCGACGCGCTCGGCATCCCGCACTACACCTTCGATCGCCGCGAGCTCTTCGCGCGCACGGTGGTGGAGCCGTTCGTCGATGCGTACGTCGCGGGCGAGACGCCGAGCCCGTGCGCCGCGTGCAACCGCGGGGTGAAGATCGCGGAGCTCGTCGCGCTCGCGGATCGGCTCGGCGCCGCGCGCGTCGCGACCGGCCACTACGCGCGGATGGGGCGCACCGACGACGGCGTGCCCTTCATCCGCGAGGGACACGACGGCACGAAGGACCAGAGCTACTTTCTCTACGCGACGACGCTCCCTCACCTCGAGCGGCTCGTGTTCCCGCTCGGCGAGAGCACGAAGGCGGAGGTGCGGGCGGAGGCGCTCGCGCGCAAGGTCCCGGGCGCGACGAAGGGCGAGAGCCAGGAGCTCTGCTTCGTCGGCGCGGGCGCGGGCGCGTACGCCACCTTCGTGGAAGAGCGGGCGAAGCCGCGGCTCCGGCCGGGGCCGATCGTCGATCGCGACGGCCGGCGCGTCGGGATGCACGACGGCGTGCACCGCTTCACGGTCGGGCAGCGGAAGGGGCTCGGCGTCGCGCTGGGCAGGCCGGCGTTCGTGACCGCGATCGATCCTGCGACCGCGACGGTGCACCTCGGCGACGAAGACGACCTCGCCGCGACGAGCGCTCGGATCGAGGACGTCGTCGTCGCGCCGGGGGTGGAGCTGCCGCGCGAGGCGCGGATCCGCGTGCGCTACCGGCACGAAGGGGCGTCCGGCCACGTCTCCGCCGACGCGATCGCGTTCCACGAGCCGGTGCGCGCGGTGTCGCGCGGCCAGGTGGCCGTCTTCTACGACGGCGACCGCGTCCTCGGCGGCGCGCGCATCTGCTAG